The Megalobrama amblycephala isolate DHTTF-2021 linkage group LG10, ASM1881202v1, whole genome shotgun sequence DNA segment AATCAGTCATTTATGAAGTTCTGCTTCAGTTAGGCTGCAGTCTTACAAGGCATCTGCTTATATAGGCAGGTTTTGTAACATGGGTGTCTTTGATTACTGTGTTGATTCTCCTCCAGATCGTTGTAACCCAGACCCAGAAGGAGGGAACTGAGATGTCACATTGGAACGTTTCGACGTAATGGGATCTCGCATGAGGGCCCTATCACCTTCGAGTATAAATTAaatgagccaatgcacattggtgTGCGAGATTTGCATTGCACGCTCCACCCCGCAGAGCAGGTTTAAAGACGGAAGCGGGAGCAAAATTCAGGTTTTCACTGAGGTGACCCAGTGCTCAGCGGTGGTACAGCAACTGTGGTGACGGGACGTGATGTCTCCGTTCCCTCCCttagggaacaagggttacatatgtaaccgagATGTTTCCTTTCAGTTGGAATTGGGATCCCTAACAATGTGCCACTATAGCTTCCAGTGCTCCTAGTAAGCCGCCTTATCCCCCCACACCTACTGGGGTGGAAGATAGGACAGGGCTTAGGTGGATAGAATCTATTACTGTTATTCCGCTTGACCCATACAGTAACACTATTGGAAAACACTGGGAAAGTGTGCCTTTTCATGGGTAAATGGAGGCTGCAAAATCCACATCCTGCCCGCAGGGAGGTATCATGAAGattacacatatggactgggcATTAAGGGCAGTATAACATATGGAATGTCTCTGAGGTGGCTCCAGCCTAGTTAGGAGGGAGTCAACACTGGCAGGCAGTGTTGTAGTCGAGTCACCAACTgtcgagtccgagtcgagtctcGAGTCCCAGTGTTCGAGTCCcgagagtgtgagagagagagagtgtgtgagtgagtgtgtgtgtgtgtgtgtgagagatagagagagagagagagagagagagagagagagagagagagcaagcgCGAGCGAGCGAGCGTTTGTGAGTTAGTGACCGAGTGATTTAGCGTGAGTGCGTTTGTATGTGTTcaagtgaatgtgtgtgtgtgacggcaAGCGACTGGTCAGAAAGCAACGTGTAACGTTAGTCTGACATGTTTCTTGTCCACGACACCACAGGATTTTAGGAGTCAAAATTGCGTCATCCATCTGACACAGTGACCATTGCAACAGACCAAAAAAATTGTGTAATCTGACACAGTGactacagacaaaaaaaaatcatgtaatCTGATCTGACACAGTGACTAGTAAGttatcaacagataaaaaaattgtGTAATCTGAACCAGACATTAGACATCGTCGACGTCTGATGCCAAATTGTCAAACATCGCCCAACCCTAGCTTCTTCTGTTTAGTATCATATATGCATTAGTCaataatagtttttttaaaaGCTAACGTTAGCCAATGGAAAGCATTTTACTTACTTTTCTGGGTGCATCCGTGACAGGTGTCTGTTAAAGTTTGAAGTTGTCCCAGTCTTTTCCTCAATTGTGCAATTACACACACAACATTTAGCACTGCTCTTTCCAGCATTAGATGCAAAATTCGTGTAGGCGAATTTCACGATCCGGGGCACATCTTTCTGCCTTTTCCAAATTTGAACATTTAGCCCGCGAATCATGCACGAGCGTAAAGTGAGTGACGTCAGTGAGTGTGTTGTCAAGAGAGCGAGCGGTACCAGTGtctgtgagggaaaaaaatagaTCCTGGCCGGTCTTGGGCACGAAAccttatataatattatatataaacgtatataatttttttataacatatttagtcaaaaacaacATGATGAATGCTCAAGTCCGATTTTATATatcctcgagtccgagtccaaGTACGAGTCATCAGTCCGCGAGTCCAAGTCGAGTCACGAGTCCAGAGAATGGAGTCTCGAGTCGGACTCGAGTCCAAAGAATAGTGACTCGAGTCggactcgagtccgagtccagGACTCGAGTACTCCATCACTGCTGGCAGGGACATCAGAGCAGACAAGGGAAAGACACAGCCTCACCGAGGGGGAACCGTATCATGgaagaatacacatatgggatcACTGCCTCCTCTGAGGTTCATCACCTGATCCCTGAAAGGcatggtaggaaccttgggcacatatccaggcaCGATTCATTGACTGAAAATGCTTGCAGGTCCCCTGCCCTCTTGATGGAAGCCAGCGCAGTTAAGAGCACTGTctttattgacagaattttcagctCTGCAGTAAAAATGCTGTAAGCACCAGAGAAAGATCGCAAGAGGGTACAGGGTGATCAGGTCATGCTTTCCCAGAGATTTACAATCTACTGGATCATGGCAACATACACTTTTAGGATGGAGAGAGACAGCCTACACTCTAACCCTTCCTGGAGGAAGGAAAGCAAGCTCTAATTGGGCATCTCCAGGGGTCTTCCCGGTGAGAAGAACACCACTCaatgaacaggttccacttcaaggTGTAAACATTCCTCATAGAGGGTGTTCtcgccgaagtgatggtgtctaccaCTGCTTGGGGTAGATCACCTAGGACCTCCGCATCCCATCTAGAGGTTCCAGATATCTGGATATGGGTGCCAGAGGGTGCCCTGTCTCTGAGAAAgtaggtccttcctcagaggaatgctctagggaggggctgtcgtgagGAGCATCAGTTCTGGGAACCAGATCTGATTGGGCCAgtaagacctgctcctcgtcctccctgactttgcagtGTCCCTTGAGAGTTCACCTCCATAGTCCATAttgagaaaagagatcctctgcatggggagagtttgctcttttcccagttgacccaaAGCCGCAGCTGGCTGAAGTGACTGAGCACCATGTTCCTGTGTTCACACAACTGCTCTCGTGACCGagccagaatgagccagtcatCAAGGTAGTTGAGAATGCAAACACTGTATTCTCTCATGGAAACAAGGAGAACTCCGTGACACAAGGTgacagggacagcccgaaggggaGGACATTGTACTGGTATTAGCTTCTCGGCAGGCAGCCGAGAACTACTGGCCAAATAAAGGTGCTGTCCACAATCAGTAATCTCCTCATGCACTTCCGGAAAGAATGGCAGCACTGAATGGATGGGGGCTGAGAACCAGCCTGGGCTGCCCCGAGATAACAGTCATCCAACACAGCAGAGGTCTTTACTCTAGCCCGATCCTCTCGACAGCCCGGGAAAGCAAAGTCGTCAGCTCTGGGTCAGGATTGGGCAATGCTGCGTTCCCCAAAGGGGGAAGCTGAGTCTTCATCCCCGGAGGACTCCAGATCACCCTCCGATGCCATGATTGACATCTGATCATCCAGAGGAGCACGAATGAGATGTCTGGCCCTCCATGAGAAGGACCAGTGCGTTCATCCGGAAGCTCCACATCTTGCGTTGTGCAAGAGGAATGGGGGGCCACAGAGATTGATGGGGCAGGTTATGCCCCACTGTGATCCTCAGGTCATCCTGGCTATTCACTGAAATAGGCCTCTTCTGAAGCCCAGAAGAATATCTAGATAGGTATAGGTAAATGGACTCCACCTCTTTTAAGGTATTGGAGACTGTAGCAATGTGATGGTCATCTTCCCGCAGTGGGTACATGACTCATCCACGAAAGCAACCTCAGCGTGCTTCCGCATCCAGAACCACATGGGTGGAATGGCATCTTTAGAAAGACGCAATGTCACACCCATGTTTTGCTCTTTTAGGGAAATTAGCTAAAATTAAGGTGCGTTCAcgtggcctcgtaattcctgtagttacgagattctagcttgtaaaaagcgttcatgtcctcgtagagctcgtaattacagcttgtaagctgggagttttctgaaagctcccagatataccacgtggccgcgctgtaccacctgacagctgtagattcatttaggcattGACAGtgctgccatggaaacgcataattcccagttcaaggaccaaaaggacgtgaacagctccaaatataacgtcacgtgttgtcatttcaagattccggtaaatacgaggtgacgtgaacgcagcttTATCCCATTTACAGCTAATAGGTTTGTGCAACCAATGGCAGACAGTGGGAGTGCTCAGAAAACTTGTTTGAAAACCGTCATTAAGTTTGCCTTTCCATATTCAGCTTTATGAGGTGTGACAGTAACAGCGCAAAATACTTTTCAATTCCATTTATCAGATTTAATGACAATTAACTGGTTCAGGTTAGTGTGGTAAAAGCACACAGTAAAACTGAGAACATAGTACAGTGAATTCTGTCCGTTAAATCCCATAATGTTATCGACCACCATTGACAGTCCTGTCGGTTTAAGTGCAATCCTGGAGGCCGGTCAGAATCCCCAGTGGTATTATTGCTGATGTGAAGCATGTTCAGCCCTTGTTTAGAGAGGAGGATAGTCTCCTTCAGAGACGACGTTGAGAATGTCCTTTAGAGAAACATCATATTAGCACAAAACAGAAGTTCTCCGATTGACAGTCCACAGAAAATGTTCTACAGCATTCGTCACAGTAAAATTCTTTCTCACgccatttaaaatgactgaaacCAGGACTGACATCATAATGAGAAAATGTAAAgtggccattcacacagaacgcgtatATTCCACTGCACAATTTTTCCATAGTTGTTCAATGCAAACGTGCTAGACGGATGTCTCGTGCATGACACTGCATTCTAAAACTTCTAAAACTTCTTTAGACTTTGCTGGGGTCTTTTATTACACTGATCGCCATCTTTCATTTTTAACAGCAGAAATGCGGTGTGGAACCGGCCCTTTAGAATGTTTAAATTACGTAGCCCTACTACAATACCTTTTATTAAAGAATAAACACTACATATAGCCTAAGGAAAATACACAACCAAATTAAAGTATGATATTTAGCAGTAAAGAGGTACTTTTTTGTCAATTCATCTTTTTCAGTACCGTGACAGTAGCTCAGCTGGTTTCAACAGTGTAGTTTTTCCAAAAACAAGTTATTTGTACAACAAGTAGCAAGGCAGTATAACAAATCCCCCATATTGGTTTTTATGTCACATTATATCACCCACTGAGGTGATAATCAAACACACTCTCCTAACATATTTAGTAAATTCATTTAGTGAATTATTtcagattaaaaaaacaactcacTCGTTGAGTCCCTGCATCTGCATGGCATTTTAAGTGCTTCTATAATAGtgaaatattttgttaaatgttaCTAAAATTTTAACTTGGCCATATAAATGAGTATATTCTAGTTTGTTGTTGTATTTAGTGTAAATTTATCTGTTCATGTTTAATTAAGTCACTCTAATTGAGAgcgtttattcatttaaatccCCTTATTTTGTACCAGAATCAATGCAGATCTGATTAAATTATTCACGTTAAGCTTAAAAAGCGCATATTTTTCAGAGTATAGCTTTGATGAATTTCACCTTTCTTAAATGACGAGTGGCTTAAAGAGTTTTAAGTATCTTCCCCAGCACTGCTGGTTTAGTAAATATATTCGTTTGTCAAGTATCTCTGCAGGTGTAAACAAGAACACAATCAATAGAAGTAAAAGTCGCTTCAGTATGCTGAAATGAGAGCTGTCAGTAAAATTATTCCACAATATTCTTTCATCTCTGTCAACTCTTTTGAACCAGTCCAAAATAAGCCACCTATTCTCTGTATGCACGCTTCTCTCCCAGGGAGGGAACAAGCGGTTTGAATAAACATGTTTAGGTGAAGAAGCGCTTGATGAAGCCTTGAAGGATCTTGATGTGAAACATCCATATTCAGGACTGTTTATTAGTCTCTGACCACTCACTGTCAAATCTGACCTTATACAGTGACGTCCAAAAAGTCTGAAACCACTAGCTTACGTTTTCTTCTTTAtttatctgtttatttatttaattccatGTTCTCCATCATGATTTGAGAATTTTGagcagtgttttttttagtattatatatatatttgttatgcacttttgtcatttttattagttttagtttttagtttcaattttagtattttaaattaattatttcaatTAGTTTCATCTAAGTTTTTAAGCATGCatctgatatttatattttattccaaCTTCATTTCAGTTACCAGAAATAATTTGTAGTAGTTTTAATCACTGACTCACATGATTAATATCACAAATTTGTCTAGAAATTGTTCAGAATCTTAAACATTTCTCATTCACTTCATTATAGCTGtctgaaatattacaaaatccccaaaatgtattcatttctaGGATTATTTTAAATCCCAGATGTGGTTTCAGAGATTTGAACCCTAGTGTTTGTCCTCCATTTGGTTCTTACTACAGATTTACTTCATTATAAAAGCCTTCATCACCACTGAATAGAGCAATGTGGATCATGCCATTTGAAAAGGGTTAAAGAGAAGACCAGATAAAGGCTCAAGAGTGTTCAAGTTTAAAAGACAAGTGTTCTGAATGGGTCTTTCCCCCTGCATTTCTTTCAGAGGGTTTTCTCTTGTCCCCGAACAGCCACAGATCTGTTCTCCAAACTGCTGGAGCCAGAGCAGGTCTGTGTGAAAGTTCACCTTTCTGGCCTCTCTTTCGGACGCTCGCTGTGGATTATTCCAGCTGTCATCGGGAAACTTTTGAAAAATTCCTGCTTCCTGTTTTGAGGAGGAGCACATATGGCCTTTCTGCAGCCGTGTGGTAAAAGAGTCCTCTGAAGTAGAAACGACTCCCGTCACACTTTGATAATGTTCACAGATGGCGTTCGgttattgttgttgttcttgGGTAACTGTGGAGATGGAAGCAGATGTCTAACGTTAGTGAGAGGACAGAACATGGTGgagtaaatgaaaaatgaaagagGTGAAGGTATATGGCAACATAAATTAAACCTCATTACGTGATAATTATTCTGACCAGCgtcacatttattattttcgGTGAGTGCGATCTCGTAATGCAATAATGATCTCTTAAGCATTTGCCtgtttaaatccaaacagctgTTACCAAAATGCATTATGGTAAGTGCATATTTATAATCCTATGAAATATTTATGTACTGATGTTCACTGAGAAAATGATGCTTATACCATCTTCTTTTAGACATGAACTGAAATGTTGATGGAGTTTGGTTGGAGTTACAATTCACCTGCCTAGTGTGGTCTGGACTCTCATAGGGTCGTGGTTATACCTTACTGCGCAGCAGGCCCCCCGATGGATGCTCAGGGGTACTGCATTCTGACGAGTTCTTGGCTTTGTCCTTGTTATTGTTCGGCTCGTTGTCTTTGATGATGTCGTACTGGCGGCAGAAGAGCGCGATCACACCTGAAAGAGACAAAAATGACATGCACGTATTCACCTTATTTTTAATGGAAGAAGTTTGTAACCTGAATAGGACGTCCGGAGTCATCTGCTTCAGTTATTTTAGCCCTAAATACatgcttgatattgcaaactggtatttgttattatattatttacaatGTTATTTACACATGCTGTTTACACTCTAACACTAATTTAATTAAAGTGTAAAGAGCAATAAAAagtattggtaacactttctaTGAAGAGCATGCTTATAATGATAGCTAAatttatacttatttataagtaagtattactattttgtaaatataaagaCTCATTAAGATTTATACTGCATTATAAGAACAGTTAtagatacatttatattatttttataactaCTTATAAGCCATGCATTTGCTTTTTCAGTGTGCATGCTCATAATCCATTATACACTGATTTATAAATGATCACAATATAGTTCCAGAGACACTTGTTTGCTGTATCAACTAGTTATCACGTCTTTAAAGTTTGCATTAGAGGTAATGAATGGTCATTTTGATTTGTTAAAATCTATATCTATGCATTGTATTGCTTATAGCAGTTTGgaattacacttttaaaatattgttgcagtgttttgctagtatgtaacattaaaaaagatACTTTTTTCAACTATTTGTAttaatgatttcttttttttatttcgttACAGGAATTGTTGTTTATTAGTTACATTTACAAGTAagcttaaaatgtaaaatgagcaCATATTCGTGATTTCTTAACTTTTGATTTAGGAAAATTGCATCCTGTTTtttcactttacttaaagccaaAAATGATGCACTTATAGAGATTAGTAACTATTATTACTCACAATAAGTATTTATAAGAACACAACATGGctattaataacaatatattcacTAATTTGACAAatctgaataaagtcattttaactATAACATTATAGCAATGCAAGCTGCATCTTTATAAATACATTCATGGAACCATACAACGGGCTAATTAATGCTTATAAATCAGTGTATAATGAATTATGAACATGCATTGAAAAGGAAAATGCATGacttataattaattataaaaataatataaatataactgTTCTTATAAAGTGGTCTTTATAAATATGTCTATAAAATAGTAATACTTGCttataaataagtataaatggagctataattcattaaaaaaggTCTGTTTTCTTTGTACTAAGTGTAAATAGTTGTTAATTCAAATTGTAGCAGATGCTATTTACACCTCAGTATATTGTAGTACATTATAAAACAgtgtgcaataataataatatattcagtgtatataattatatttattaaaagtataaattgatgctgccttattgggacaTCCCCTACATCTGCTCCTGTTAAACACTTTATTCCCACTATTACATACCGCAGgcactttatttccacttttcgaatattttcttaattttttatttaaaataaacgcCACTCAGAGCTGATATGCGataggaaaagggagaagaatgAGTTCAGTAAAAGGTGGATTCGAACTTGGGTCCGTTGCCCAAAAGCTAAAGCAACTCGCTTAATATTCCCTACGCCACAGATTTCAATCAGGTAATGGTGGGCGGAGTTCGTGTAAATAGCTTCTGCCATCAAGACTtggtgtaaatagacactctgtttaatgtattataatcataaacactggtttgtagcgcaaatatttttctgtttactGCGCTTtgttattcttctagttatttacCTATAGGCACTAATGAAACAGAAGTCTCGCATATTCACAGAAATTACGTTTGTGTTGCAAAATAATGTGGATTCTCTGAATTCTGAGTCTGTGTCCATCACACACTACTCTAAATCCATCTGCACGAACTGCCCAATATCTGCCTCTGATTTTTGCCAATATCATTGACTGTAAACTGGGgagaaagtcatgcagtgtaTTCCAGCCTCTATGAAAGTGTATTGAAGCAGGGTTTGAGTGATGTAATGACGGTCCAGCGCTCACCTGCCCACATGATCAGAACCACCACAATGATGATGAGCTCTCCCGCCCTGAGCTGAGCGTTCGGACCGACTTCCTCCATGGTCACTTCGTCTGTCAACAATATAATGCTGTGTCAAACACCGATTATTAATAACATCTAATGCTTTAAGAAGAGCTGTGCTGTGCATTTATATGTATTTCagactgtaatgtgtgtttgtgtgtgtttgtgtcagtACCTTTGCTCTTAGAGGCCTGTGTTTCTGCTTCTTTCGGGGTTTTGAAACGCAGCGGTTCACTGAGGGGACTCAGTCCGCTTATACTGATAGACTGAACATGCACGATGTAGTCCGTATCTGCCTCCAGATCCCACAATGCACAGCTCTGCGTGGTTGTGTTCACTTCTTGGATGAAGCGCAGCATGTGAACATCTTTTTTCTGTTATGGACAAATAACACTAGTATTTAACCAAATGCTTTCTCTTTTGTGAGATGCTTTCTACTAATGAGCATGTTGTGATTACCTGTTGTGTGATGGCAAAGCCGATGACTGTCTCTCCGTCCGGCGTGTCCCATGTCAGCACAGCTGAGCTGCCCTTCAGATCTCTGATGGACACGTTCACCGGAGCAGCCAGACTGTCTAAGAAGAAGAGAAGGAATCTTTTTTGACCGGTCACGATAGCAGATGTGAGATCAAGATCTTTCTGACATGAACTTACAGTTACACACACCTTCTCCAAATCTGACATCAAAGTTTACTctgtttacttttttattaatgcACGCTCCTGGTCGTATTGTGCACGATTAAAGAGCTGTGAAGATGGAAGTCCCACAGAAATgatacatgagggtgagtaaatggaagatttttttttagtttgactCTTTTTGCTGAATAAATTGAGGAAGATCTCCATCTTTAAGCTTTAATCTTTAGATATTTTATAGCTCTTTCAGTTCTCATATGAGCCGCAGTTCTCTTTTGCTTCATGTTGACCTGtaatataatgtgtttttgtgtgtttggtgTTCAAGTGTTCTCAGGTTTGTTGAATGAGAGCGCAGGCGCTGTTCTTCCTCTTCTCCACCTACACTGTTTACACTGTTTCACACACACTggattaaaacatatttttagaaGTATAAGCAGACGTGGTTATGAAGCCGTTTGGAGGGATGACATGCGAGAATCTCACCCACCAGTTGAACTTATGGTGGCCCAGATACAATTTTTATGCAGATATGTCTAAAAATTGTAGGTTATTTTTTCTACCCAAGTCCTGGGTTGAGCCttttgggtcatttttttggggggtggggggtcatttttccagtgtttgggttgtttttgtgttacccagctcctgggtcagatgtaataaCCCAGGGGTTGAGTTATTTATCACAGGCTTTTAGCGCCCTCTTCAGGAGAGAGCAGTGCAGCTCCGTCAAACTGGTGCATGTCTTCGGTAAAACACAggtttgtgtatgttttattCATCTAAAAAGGACAACAGAGACTGATCAATTACACTTGAATTACttctaaatttttattttttacttctaatatCTGTTAAACGAGCTGTAGGCAATAAACGATATAAAATATGCTATACTATAAAATATGATCGAAAATAAAGGAGTTATCATGCAAACCAGTGGATGTGTGGAGTatttaaaaacgtttttaagTTAAAAAGATTTAAGTTAATAATCCGCAAACATTAATTCatatatgaagtaaaaaaaaaagaaaaaaaaaaaagctagtattatagtaaaaatgaatcaacccattatgctgggttaaataaacaacccaatttgctgAGTAAAATGAACCCAACATGTGTTCTGTCCTATATCGACCCAGcccttgggttatttttaacccagtgttttttagagtgcatgTGATGAACATTACTGGTTGTAGTGTACTGCTACAGTGAGCAGACAATCTTAGTATGTGAAAATTGATTGCGTTCATGTTTTATGCATGGGATCTCTGAAACACCAAAATGAAGCTATGCATCATTGTTTTAATCTTTTTGCGAACTATCTGTGAACATCTGAAGATGTtgagatttttatattttattttatgtttatcgtCAACAGCtgcatgaaaacctgttctagtagagcgcAAAAATAACATCAAGACTTCGAGAAAGAGCAtttaaagaaagagaaagaattCCCTAAACGATTGTGCCACTTTCTCTTGGACCGTGATTCTCTTCAAACTGATAAATGACCGTGGAAATGGCAGTTTATGCTAATGCTATAGCGGCCGTTGCTGAGAATGTGTGCGTGCATTTGTCTTCTGAAGTGTGCTCTGACATATTTGATGCATAAAATGAAGCTTGTGTAGACAGAAGCATCTGTTGAGTATGTTTCGGTTAGACATacagtggtaacactttacaataagatttattatttaaacatgtattaatgtattaactaacatgaactaactatgagcaatacatttgttactgtatttactaagcttcattaatgttagttaatgaaaatacagttgttcattgtttgttcatgttagtttactGTGCATTAACTACTAATAATCTATTAGTAAAGGtggaaattaacatgaacaaagattaataaatgctgtataagtgcagttcattattagttcatgttaactaatgaaccttattgtaaagtgtgacCCATACAGTTTGATGCTTGCAGTAAATAGAGCTCTCTATACACTGTAGAAAGGCATTCTGGGAGCAATAACATTCACATGATGTTGAATTATAAATGAAGCGTCCCACAGAGATGTAGAAGAAGGGCTGAAACACATAAACATGTACACTTCATTTCATTCACTTTACCACTTTATTTGTTCAGACATTGATAtattgagtctctccatcagtgtcgactccggtttgaacaatgtaaggctgaacactttcgtcattttggctgcgtgagattctccagctttgttgttgttgagctgttaaagctccgccctcttctggaaagggggcgggagcagcagctcatttgcatttaaagggacacacacaaaaacggcgtgtttttcctcacacccaaatagaggcaaatttgacaagctataataaatgatctgtgggggattttgagctgaaacttcacagacacattctggagacaccagagactgatattacatcttgtgaaagaggcatTATAGGTCCGCTTTAATTCAATCTCCTCACAAAATCAATTGAGACTGAAAATAAAGAATGACCCAATCTAGAAAACAGATCATGATGATTGTACCAAAGAGGAAAAGTAGGAACAAAATGAAGGAAGGCTTTTGAGTGATGAGGATTTTGACTATGATTTTGAACTGTTAAATATGCAACTGTTTTACACGAAATTAATAAAGCAATTAACCACATTACAGTGGGTTTACCATAGGGCATGTTAGTTAGAGTTTAATTAATTAGCTGAAGACAAGTTATATTTCCCAAGCAATGTTGTGATATGATGGCAACTATCCATTTTATAAGAAAACCTCTTTCTACAGATAAAACTCTAGCTGTCAGTGATGTACTAGCGAGTGAGTATGTGTTTGTAAAGGACATTTTAACTTCATAAGGAAATAGGTTTGTGCTCGGTTGCTATGGAAACATGGAATACACCAGTAGGAATGTGTTTGGAAGGAAAGGAGGTGAAAGGTCCATGTTAATGCCAGATTGCAAAACAGAgcatataaatataatgcattGGATATAAATAATGACTTGCTTTCACACAAAGCTATATGACTGAACTCTATATTGCACAGTGGTGATGTTGGCATCTTCTGGAGCTTGATAGCCGTGCATGAACTGTTCACTGTATG contains these protein-coding regions:
- the fndc5a gene encoding fibronectin type III domain-containing protein 5 — its product is MKDQRRTFTSSLCAESMRRVFTNTPLLLLSCFGASWVLADSLAAPVNVSIRDLKGSSAVLTWDTPDGETVIGFAITQQKKDVHMLRFIQEVNTTTQSCALWDLEADTDYIVHVQSISISGLSPLSEPLRFKTPKEAETQASKSKDEVTMEEVGPNAQLRAGELIIIVVVLIMWAGVIALFCRQYDIIKDNEPNNNKDKAKNSSECSTPEHPSGGLLRSKV